In Bacteroides cellulosilyticus, the genomic stretch ATCGAAATTAATCCCGACCTTGACCACCGGCAGACCGCACAGCGCAAAACGTTCGGGATAATTCTTCAGATTAATCTGATCCATGGCGGCATCGGCCGTTTTGTCCAGCTTCAGCTCTATCACGTAGAGAGCGGACAAACTACGCATCACCACATCCACACGACCGCGCGGAGTGCGCACTTCCACATCCACATACATACCCAGCAGACTGAAAATTGTGTAAAGCAACGATTGGTAATGGCCTTCATAATCGGTATTGTCACAATAAGGAATCGTAGAAAGGAAAGTCTGCAACAAGCGCAGTCCATCATCCAATCTCTTTTCATAGATAGCCTCGTACAGCAGAGCCACCGTGGTAAGCCCATCCATAGTATATTGATGCAGATAACCGGGCAACAAACTCTTCATCAAACCCAGGCGCACTTCTTTATTGGGGATATCCAGCAGATAAAGATTCGTAATGGGAGAGTAATCCTTTATCGTGATATAACCGCTTTGATAAAGCAACGGAGTGATATTCGTTATCCGCTCGGTAGGCGCATCAAAAGATTCAGCCAGCGCTTTCCGGTCTCCAATCTGTTGAGGAATTACATGATATTTATTCAACATCTCTATCAGATAGGTAGGTGTGCCACTACCGAACCAATAAGAATTCATCTTGCCATCGGCAAAAGCGTTCAACAAGCTGAAAGGATTGTATATGTCGGGCGACGGCCAGGTGAAATGATAGCCGTCATAATTATCTTTCAATTTGGCAAGAACCTCGTCACGGGTCAATCCCATACGTGTCGCCAGTATATCCACGTCATTATCCATCTGCGTCAGCATTTCTTCTTCACTGATACCGCAGATGGCCGCATACGGTCCATCCATACTGATGTTCTTGATATTATTCAATTCACTAAAGATGCTCAGTTGGGAAAACTTTGTGATGCCGGTGAGGAACACAAAACGCAGATAAGGATCGCAAGCTTTCAACGGACTATAGAAATTGCGCATCACATCCCGAAGCACAGGCAAATTCTTTTCTTCATGGACAACGTCAAGAAGAGGGGCGTCGTATTCATCAATGAGGACAACAACCTGGCGGCCGGTTTGATGGTAAATACGACGGATAAGTCCGGAAAAACGATCATTCAAGGTCACTTCCTCATTCACTTTACCGTACGTTTCTTCATATCTGTACAATTGAACGCTTAGCATTTGTTCCAAACGTTCCTTATCCACATGCTTTGCCATGCTCATGTCAAAATGAAGCACCGGATGCCGACTCCATTCCGTCTCCATCTTATCGATGGCAAGACCTTCGAACAACTCCTTCCGACCTTCAAAATAAGCATGCAACGTGCTGGTAAGCAAACTTTTCCCAAAACGACGAGGGCGGCTCAGAAACACATACTTAGAATCGAAATGTGTCATTCGATAAACGTATTCCGTCTTATCTATATACAAATAGTTCTTTCCACGGATTTCCGAGAAAGTCTGTATCCCTATCGGATAAAGTCGTCTTTGCTGTTCCATATCTTTCAGTTTACTTCGAAATCATCTTCAGCTCCCTTCGCTTAGATTACAAAGTTACGATAAAATTTCATCTAAACCATGCGTCCAACAGGTATTTTTCCATAGCATAGCGACATTCAGTACACCGCTCCTCATCCGTATTCTCACGCAAATAGTGAAAGATCCGAATGTAATAGCTCATGCTAACGTCTCTCCAATTATCACCTGATAATACGTGCGATTACTGATTCCACAGCTCTCACACAATTCTTTTACCGGAATTCCGGAAACTTCACGGAGAAAAGCAATGCTATCTCCCAAAGCCTTGTAAGTATAAGCTACTTTTTTCATATTCTTCTTTAAAATAATGTTAATATTTAACACGGATTACCAACATGATGGTAACACCGCTATTTTCTTTCTCCATAACTTCACCGCAAATTCTTAAAACAAACAAGCAATGAAACCACTCAAACCAACCCTCTCCATAGCGGAACTGCAAAAGACAATCGGCCTCTGGAAAAGTCGCAAGATTACGGATTCGGTCATCCCAAAACTCTTGAACCTGTACCTCGGACTGACACCTTACATGAATGAAGGAAAGGCCTATCCGGTGGAGAACTTCTACGAGATCAGTATAGCGCTGGCATTCAAGAACGCCAAGTTTCTCACGGAAGCCGTCAAACGATGCGGCTCATTCGGGATAATGCCCGAAAAAAACGCATATGGGATGAAATTATTTTACTCCCCACTCTGGGTGGGGAAGATTTCACAGGAAGAATTACCGGACGAATTTCCGGAAACTTATCCGGTAGATGATATATATAATATTAATAATACTAAAGGGAGTTCTTCTGACGAAAAAGCTTCGCCTGAAGGCGACATACCTTTAGAGGATAATTCTTCTAAAAAAAATATTGTTACACCGGAATCTTTAGCTGCCGCTAAAGAGTTTTTTCATCTTATCAATAAGGATTCCACGCAGAAAGCACAGATACTAACGCCACTCATCAATTGGTTCCAACTGCACGAAGGACTCACACGCAAACACGCATGTGAGAATCTCATTTATCTGGTCAATGAACTACTAATTCCTTATTTTGCTTCGCAAGCACGATTCATGAAATCCAATCACACCGGACGGCTATGCTGGTTGAGCAATCTGTTGAAATCAGCCCACGGACAACATCTGTTAAACGACGCTGCAAGAACAAACAGAGAGAAACGAAAACAAGCAGTTCATGAAATAAGAAGTAATCAACGCAGCAATCACCCTCTCAACGAATTCGAATGGACAGATCCCGAATCCGAAATGCGATTCTACGACGATGAGATGGAAGGAACAGTGAATATACCCGAGGATGCACCACCAAGACCATCAGCAGAAGCGACATGGAATGTGTTAAGCAACAAATGGGTATAAAACTCTCCCATAAACCATAATTTATAATTCATAAATCCAATGAAACCATTTTATTATCTATGTGACTTTCCCGAACGTAAGAATGCAGGAAAGAACTTCGTAACAGAGTGCCCTAAATGCGGCAAAAAACATCTTTATATTTCCAAAACGACAGGAGCTTTTCACTGCTTCTCCAGCGGTTGCGACTTCAAAGGGAAGCTCAAAGACTTCTGGGAAGAAAGGCCGAGCTATAATTCGTCATTTACCGGAACAGCCGGTGATAAATTTATGGGTACACATTACCCTACCCACAATATCCGCCAGGAAAGAGAATCGGGAAACGGCAGTGGAAAAGCCACATCCGAAGTACCTATGATTCCCGAAGATTACAAAAAATTACCTCCCGAAGTATTCTCCAAAATCAAACCTCTGACAGATGATCCCGAGACTAAGGACCAGAATCAACTCGCTGCCCGACGCTATCTTGCAGATCAAGGCATCTCACTGAAAACGGCTATTGAAGCCCATATCGGCTGTCTCATGCATCGCTGCTACGGCAAGGATGAAGCCAACAAGAGCACCGGAACCATGCATCATTGCATAGCCTACGTC encodes the following:
- a CDS encoding ATP-binding protein yields the protein MEQQRRLYPIGIQTFSEIRGKNYLYIDKTEYVYRMTHFDSKYVFLSRPRRFGKSLLTSTLHAYFEGRKELFEGLAIDKMETEWSRHPVLHFDMSMAKHVDKERLEQMLSVQLYRYEETYGKVNEEVTLNDRFSGLIRRIYHQTGRQVVVLIDEYDAPLLDVVHEEKNLPVLRDVMRNFYSPLKACDPYLRFVFLTGITKFSQLSIFSELNNIKNISMDGPYAAICGISEEEMLTQMDNDVDILATRMGLTRDEVLAKLKDNYDGYHFTWPSPDIYNPFSLLNAFADGKMNSYWFGSGTPTYLIEMLNKYHVIPQQIGDRKALAESFDAPTERITNITPLLYQSGYITIKDYSPITNLYLLDIPNKEVRLGLMKSLLPGYLHQYTMDGLTTVALLYEAIYEKRLDDGLRLLQTFLSTIPYCDNTDYEGHYQSLLYTIFSLLGMYVDVEVRTPRGRVDVVMRSLSALYVIELKLDKTADAAMDQINLKNYPERFALCGLPVVKVGINFDSERRTLGDWKIEMVH